Genomic window (Streptomyces liliiviolaceus):
CGGTCATCGAACCGGACTCCTCCCACCGCGCGGCCTTCGAACAGGGATACGCGGACTACCGGGCCGCGACCGATGCCACGCGCGAAATCGCCCACCGGCTCAGCGCGCCCGACCGCCACGCGGGCTGACCCGGCCGTCGGACAAGGAGGTCCGGATGACCAACATCGAGGACGAGGCCCTGCTCTACCAGGTCGCCTCCCTGTACTACGAACAGAACCGAACGCAGGAACAGATCGGGGAGGAACTCCACTTCACCCGCTGGAAGGTGGGCAGGCTGCTCGCCGAGGCCCGGGACGCGGGGATCGTACGGATCGAGGTCGTCCACCCCAAGGCCCGTATGCGCAGCCTGGAGGAACGACTGCGCGACGCCTTCGGGCTGCGCGACGCCGTCGTGGTCGCCGCCGACCGCGTGGACGACGAGCGGCTGCGGGCCAGGGTCGCCGAGGCCGGCGCCGACTACCTCACCCGGCTGAACCCGGCGCCTCGCCAACTGGGCGTCTCCTGGGGCCGCACCCTCGACCTGCTCGCCGCCCGCCTGCTTCCCGGCTGGGCCAGCGGCGTGCACGTCGTCCAGATCAACGGAGGCCTCAGCCGCTCCCGCACCCCCACCTCCGCCCAGGACATGGCGGGCCGGATCGCCCACCTCGCGCAGGGCACCCTCAGCGTCCTGCCGGTGCCGTCCATCGTGGAGCAGGAGACCACCCGCCGGCTCCTGGAGCAGGACAGCGCGGTCTCCGACGTCCTCGACCAGGCCGCCGCCGCGGACACCGTGCTCTTCAGCCCCGGCGGCATAGGAGCCGACTCGGTGCTGGTCAGCTCCGGATACCTGACCGCCGACGACCTGGCGTCCCTGGCCGCCGCCGGAGCCGTCGGCGACGTCGCGGGCCGCTTCATCGACGCCCGGGGAGCCATCGTCGACCAGCCGCTCGACGACCGCACCCTCGGGCTCCCGCTGGAGCACCTGCGCAACAGCGCCGTCTCCGTGGCCGTCGTGTCGGGCACCGCCAAACACGCCGTGTGCGCGGCAGTCGTCTCCAGCGGCCTGTGCAACACCCTCGTCACCGATCAGCACACCGCGGCCCACCTGCTCGCCATGCACCAGCGGGAGGAGCTGTGAGCGCCAAGAGCCAGAAAGGAGGATCCGTGCTCCCTCACGACACCGCCGCCCAGGCAGGCGAGGAGACACCGCGGCTGGTGATGCGCGGCATCGTCAAACGTTTCCCCGGCACGCTCGCCAACGACGGCGCCGACCTGGTCGTGCGCCCCGGCGAGGTCCACTGCCTCCTCGGTGAGAACGGAGCGGGCAAGAGCACCCTGATGAAGATCCTGGCCGGCTCCTACCAGCCGGACGCGGGCGAGATCCTGCTCGACGGCGAGCCGGTCGCCCTCGCCGGTCCGCAGGCGGGACTGGCCGCCGGCATCGCCGTGATCTACCAGGAACTGGATCTCGTACCGGACCTGACGGTCGCCCAGAATCTGCTGCTCGGCCACGCCCCGTCATGGGGTCCCGTCGTACGCCGCAAGGAGCGCGCCGAACTGGCCAGGGCCGCCATCGCCCGGGTCGGCGGGGACTTCTCCGTCCACACGCCCGTCCGCGCGCTGCCCATCGCGGCGCAGCAGCTCACCGCGATCGCCAGGGCGCTCACGGCCGACGCCCGTCTCATCGTCATGGACGAGCCCTCCGCGACCCTCGGGGAGAGCGATCTGCGCACGGTGTTCGACGTGATCCGCTCCCTCACCGCGCAGGGCCGCTCCGTCATCTACATCTCGCACCGCCTCGACGAGGTCATGGAGATCGGCGACCGCGCCACGGTGATGCGCGACGGCCGCTCGGTCGCCGTCCGGGACCTGGCCACCACGACGGCCGACGAGCTGGTCGCCGACATGATCGGCGAGAACCGGGAACTCGTCCGCACCACCGACCGGCCCCGGCCCAAGGGCCCGCCCCTCCTGGAGATCCGCTCAGCACACAGCCCCGGGCTGATCGACATCAAGGACATCGAGGTCCGGGCGGGCGAGATCGTCGGCCTCGCGGGGCTCGGCGGCGCGGGCCGCACCACCCTCCTCAAAGCCCTGTTCGCGGACACCCGCGCCACCGTCTCGGCGGCCGTCGACGGCAAGGACCTGCGGTTGCGCAGTCCCGCCGCCGCCGTACGGGCCGGTCTGGCCCTCGTCCCGGAGAGCCGCAAGGAACAGGGGCTGATGCTGGAGCTGTCCGTCGCCCGCAACGCCGCCGTCACCGCGCTCGACCGCAGGCCCTGGCTGTTCCCGCGGCGCCGCGGCCGTCGGCTCGCGTCCCCGGTCATCACCGAACTCGGCGTGCGGTGCTCCTCACCCGACCAGCCGGTCGGCAAGCTCTCGGGCGGCAACCAGCAGAAGGTCGTGCTGGCCAAGTGGATCACCAGGGGCGACATCCGGGTCCTGCTGCTCGACGAACCCACCCGCGGCCTGGACGTGGGCGCCAAGGCCGACCTCTACCGTCAGGTCCGCCACCTCGCCGACCAGGGCGTGGCCGTCCTGCTGGCCAGCAGCGAACTGAGCGAACTGACCGCCAACGCCGACCGCGTCTGGG
Coding sequences:
- a CDS encoding sugar-binding transcriptional regulator; this translates as MTNIEDEALLYQVASLYYEQNRTQEQIGEELHFTRWKVGRLLAEARDAGIVRIEVVHPKARMRSLEERLRDAFGLRDAVVVAADRVDDERLRARVAEAGADYLTRLNPAPRQLGVSWGRTLDLLAARLLPGWASGVHVVQINGGLSRSRTPTSAQDMAGRIAHLAQGTLSVLPVPSIVEQETTRRLLEQDSAVSDVLDQAAAADTVLFSPGGIGADSVLVSSGYLTADDLASLAAAGAVGDVAGRFIDARGAIVDQPLDDRTLGLPLEHLRNSAVSVAVVSGTAKHAVCAAVVSSGLCNTLVTDQHTAAHLLAMHQREEL
- a CDS encoding sugar ABC transporter ATP-binding protein; translated protein: MLPHDTAAQAGEETPRLVMRGIVKRFPGTLANDGADLVVRPGEVHCLLGENGAGKSTLMKILAGSYQPDAGEILLDGEPVALAGPQAGLAAGIAVIYQELDLVPDLTVAQNLLLGHAPSWGPVVRRKERAELARAAIARVGGDFSVHTPVRALPIAAQQLTAIARALTADARLIVMDEPSATLGESDLRTVFDVIRSLTAQGRSVIYISHRLDEVMEIGDRATVMRDGRSVAVRDLATTTADELVADMIGENRELVRTTDRPRPKGPPLLEIRSAHSPGLIDIKDIEVRAGEIVGLAGLGGAGRTTLLKALFADTRATVSAAVDGKDLRLRSPAAAVRAGLALVPESRKEQGLMLELSVARNAAVTALDRRPWLFPRRRGRRLASPVITELGVRCSSPDQPVGKLSGGNQQKVVLAKWITRGDIRVLLLDEPTRGLDVGAKADLYRQVRHLADQGVAVLLASSELSELTANADRVWVLHEGRNVACFDPRTTDESTIAHTVITGATPTRATSPGAPS